From the genome of Grus americana isolate bGruAme1 chromosome 9, bGruAme1.mat, whole genome shotgun sequence, one region includes:
- the TNK2 gene encoding activated CDC42 kinase 1 isoform X2, which produces MVPPHPSCLSQSPSCCTMLPPHPPPPGCLHRIPADGLHRARVGGEGSCEHSAGAGSDATASPLGCQRGNGRWAVGLLSWEEDSGARLGSCNFLPCDPEPGSSPRHPQAGAGVSAEPPAHHRAAAATAAPAMGERCDYQRLSSAEEEEEMLGPLPHSFSDSTGQRALRPGSGCPTPSPQQDVTLGMPCRRRLSCSMQAEEGTDWLLELLTELQLQQYFLRIRDELNVTRLSHFEYVKNEDLEKIGMGRPGQRRLWEAVKRRKAMCKRKSWMSKVFSGKRPESELPPQPQSTFRKPPTPPPPEAGGQHSLTCLVRERDLSLFEKLGDGSFGVVRRGEWCTPAGKTLNVAVKCLKTDVLSQPEALDDFIREVNAMHSLDHRNLIRLYGVVLSHPMKMVTELAPLGSLLDRLRKNQGHFLISTLCQYAIQVAKGMAYLESKRFIHRDLAARNILLASNELVKIGDFGLMRALPKNDDHYVMQEHRKVPFAWCAPESLKTRTFSHASDTWMFGVTLWEMFTYGQEPWIGLNGSQILHKIDKEGERLPRPEDCPQDVYNVMLQCWAHKPEDRPTFVALRDFLVEAQPTDMRALQDFEEPDKLHIQMNDIITVIEGRAENYWWRGQNKRTLKVGQFPRNTVTSVAGLSAHDISQPLKNSFIHTGHGDTNPQHCWGFPDKIDELYLGNPMDPPDILGVDPSAARPTQLPGRAKRQPPPRPPQPTVLLTKPCYDPVSEEEEGLPGGLRKLCLKKPGTGKGLRPVKPSARVPGTKVGERQPGRLASEGPAGGEVTLIDFEEEVPQGSPSPVGELTAPSLAKLAMEAFSLLDKTPPQSPTRALPRPLHPTPVVDWDARPLPPPPAYDDVAQDEDDFEVCSITSPPSRRGKTNYGFVDEGERGPALEDNLFLPPKETKQPSLTQTTELFEELQQECMKRLNVPLGPATPADDKPQIPPRIPIPPRPLRRNEPGRWSGELSPASGGEEDRPPQIPPRDPLSQPTSRTPSPMALQVGSPQQRAALCSCLSTSPGKPMPTTQSFALDPKYATPKVIQAQGKDCSKGPCILPIVKDGQKVSSTHYYLLPERPAYLDKYEKFFKEAKSPEEVPASRLVTTATVRPMVQQPLPDCKANFSSNNSNPGPKCLVKTSCSLQKIVYDGPDGYRPADKIRLVQDMVHGVTTEECQAALQNHGWSVQRAIQYLKVEQLFCLGLKSRVECHRVLEMFDWNLAQASSHLLDPYSTARQKR; this is translated from the exons ATGGTGCCTCCTCACCCATCCTGCTTGTCACAGAGCCCCAGCTGCTGTACGATGCTcccccctcatcctcctccGCCTGGCTGCCTGCACCGCATCCCTGCTGACGGGCTGCACCGtgccagggtggggggagaagggagctgTGAGCACAGCGCTGGGGCTGGCAGTGATGCCACCGCCTCTCCGCTCGGGTGCCAGAGGGGAAACGGCAGGTGGGCAGTTGGACTGCTGAGCTGGGAGGAAGACAGTGGTGCCAGGCTGGGATCATG CAACTTTCTGCCATGTGATCCCGAGCCTGGCTCCAGCCCTCGCCACCCCCAGGCAGGCGCGGGCGTATCCGCAGAGCCCCCCGCTCACCACCGCGCTGCAGCCGCCACCGCTGCCCCGGCCATGGGCGAGAGATGCGACTACCAGCGCCTGAGCAgtgccgaggaggaggaggagatgctcggccccctgccccacagcttctCGGACAGCACCGGGCAGCGGGCCCTGAGGCCGGGCAGTGGGTGCCCCACGCCATCCCCCCAGCAAGACGTCACCCTGGGCATGCCATGCCGGCGG AGGCTGAGCTGTAGCATGCAGGCGGAGGAGGGCACGGActggctgctggagctgctcaccgagctgcagctgcagcagtacTTCCTGCGCATCCGCGACGAGCTCAATGTCACCCGCCTCTCCCACTTCGAGTACGTCAAAAATGAGGATCTGGAGAAGATTGGCATGGGACGCCCCG GCCAGCGGCGGCTGTGGGAGGCAGTGAAGCGAAGGAAAGCCATGTGCAAGCGGAAATCCTGGATGAGCAAG GTGTTCAGCGGGAAGCGCCCTGAGTCGGAGCTGCcgccccagccccagagcaccttCCGCAAGCCCCCCACGCCACCACCCCCTGAAGCTGGGGGCCAGCACTCCCTCACCTGCCTCGTGCGGGAGCGTGACCTCTCGCTCTTCGAGAAGTTGGGCGACGGCTCCTTTGGCGTCGTGCGTCGCGGCGAGTGGTGCACGCCTGCCGGCAAGACG CTGAACGTGGCAGTGAAGTGCCTCAAGACGGATGTGCTGAGCCAGCCAGAGGCACTGGACGACTTCATCCGGGAGGTGAACGCCATGCACTCCCTCGACCACAGGAACCTCATCCGCCTCTACGGCGTGGTGCTCTCCCACCCCATGAAGATG GTGACAGAGCTGGCCCCGCTGGGCTCCCTCCTGGACCGCCTGCGGAAGAACCAGGGCCATTTCCTCATCTCCACCCTCTGCCAGTACGCCATCCAGGTGGCCAAGGGCATGGCCTACTTGGAGTCCAAGCGCTTCATCCACCGCGACCTGGCTGCCCGCAACATCCTGCTGGCCTCCAACGAGCTAGTCAAGATTGGGGACTTCGGGCTGATGCGGGCCCTGCCCAAAAATGATGACCACTACGTGATGCAGGAGCATCGCAAAGTCCCCTTTGCCTG GTGTGCTCCCGAGAGCCTGAAGACACGCACCTTCTCCCATGCCAGCGACACCTGGATGTTTGGGGTGACCCTCTGGGAGATGTTCACCTATGGGCAGGAGCCCTGGATTGGCCTCAATGGCAGCCAG ATCCTGCACAAGATAGACAAGGAAGGCGAGCGGCTGCCACGGCCTGAGGACTGTCCTCAGGATGTCTACAACGTcatgctgcagtgctgggcGCACAAGCCTGAGGACCGACCCACCTTCGTGGCCCTGCGGGACTTCTTGGTGGAG GCCCAGCCCACTGACATGAGGGCGCTGCAGGACTTCGAGGAGCCTGACAAGCTGCACATCCAGATGAATGACATCATCACAGTCATCGAGGGCAG GGCTGAGAATTACTGGTGGCGGGGTCAAAATAAGCGGACCCTAAAAGTGGGCCAGTTCCCCCGAAACACGGTGACCTCAGTGGCGGGGCTGTCGGCCCACGACATCAGCCAGCCGCTTAAAAACAGCTTCATCCACACAGGCCATGGAGACACCAACCCGCAGCACTGCTGGGGGTTTCCCGATAAAATTGATGA GCTGTACCTGGGAAATCCCATGGACCCTCCTGACATTTTAGGTGTGGACCCGAGCGCTGCCAGACCCACCCAGCTTCCAGGCAGGGCTAAAA GGCAGCCACCTCCGCGCCCGCCTCAGCCTACCGTCCTGCTCACCA AACCCTGCTACGACCCAgtcagtgaggaggaggaaggtctgCCGGGGGGTCTCCGGAAGCTCTGCCTGAAGAAGCCAGGCACAGGGAAGGGCCTGCGACCAGTAAAGCCATCAGCACGGGTACCGGGTACCAAGGTGGGCGAGCGGCAACCCGGCCGGCTGGCAAGTGAGGGGCCAGCGGGCGGCGAGGTGACCCTCATCGATTTCGAGGAGGAGGTGCCCCAAGGTAGCCCCTCACCAGTAGGGGAGCTGACGGCCCCGTCGTTGGCCAAGCTGGCCATGGAGGCCTTCTCCTTGCTGGACAAGACCCCGCCACAGAGCCCCACACGGGCTCTACCTCGGCCCCTCCACCCCACGCCAGTGGTGGACTGGGACGCCCGCCCCTTGCCCCCACCACCCGCCTATGATGATGTGGCACAGGACGAGGATGACTTCGAGGTCTGCTCCATCACCAGTCCCCCAAGCCGGCGGGGCAAGACCAACTATGGCTTCGTGGATGAGGGCGAGCGGGGACCGGCACTGGAGGACAACCTCTTCCTGCCCCCCAAAGAGACCAAGCAGCCCAGCCTGACGCAGACCACCGAGCTCTTcgaggagctgcagcaggagtgCATGAAGAGGCTCAACGTCCCCTTGGGACCGGCCACCCCCGCCGATGACAAGCCCCAAATTCCCCCCCGCATCCCCATCCCGCCCCGGCCCCTGCGCCGCAATGAGCCTGGGCGCTGGTCAGGGGAGCTTTCCCCAGCTTCAGGGGGTGAGGAAGACCGGCCGCCCCAAATTCCCCCACGGGACCCACTGTCACAGCCCACCTCCCGGACGCCCAGCCCCATGGCCCTGCAGGTGGGCTCCCCCCAGCAACGTGctgccctctgctcctgcctctccacCTCACCCGGGAAGCCCATGCCCACCACGCAGAGCTTCGCCCTCGACCCCAAGTATGCCACCCCCAAGGTCATCCAGGCGCAGGGCAAGGACTGCTCCAAGGGACCCTGCATCCTGCCCATCGTGAAGGACGGGCAGAAGGTTAGCAGCACCCACTACTACCTGCTGCCTGAGCGCCCTGCCTACCTGGACAAGTACGAGAAGTTTTTCAAAGAGGCCAAAAGCCCTGAGGAGGTGCCAGCATCCCGCCTGGTTACCACAGCCACCGTCCGTCCCATGGTGCAGCAGCCGCTGCCGGACTGCAAGGCCAACTTCTCCTCCAACAACAGCAACCCTGGGCCCAAGTGCCTGGTGAAAACCTCCTGCAGCCTCCAGAAGATCGTCTATGATGGCCCAGATGGCTACCGCCCTGCTGACAAGATCCGACTA GTGCAGGACATGGTGCACGGCGTGACCACTGAGGAGTGCCAGGCGGCCCTGCAGAACCACGGCTGGAGCGTCCAACGGGctatccagtacctgaag GTGGAACAGCTCTTCTGCCTGGGGCTGAAGTCCCGCGTCGAGTGCCACCGGGTGCTGGAGATGTTCGACTGGAACCTGGCCCAGGCCAGTTCCCACCTCCTCGATCCCTACAGCACCGCCCGCCAGAA GCGGTGA
- the TNK2 gene encoding activated CDC42 kinase 1 isoform X3: MVPPHPSCLSQSPSCCTMLPPHPPPPGCLHRIPADGLHRARVGGEGSCEHSAGAGSDATASPLGCQRGNGRWAVGLLSWEEDSGARLGSCNFLPCDPEPGSSPRHPQAGAGVSAEPPAHHRAAAATAAPAMGERCDYQRLSSAEEEEEMLGPLPHSFSDSTGQRALRPGSGCPTPSPQQDVTLGMPCRRRLSCSMQAEEGTDWLLELLTELQLQQYFLRIRDELNVTRLSHFEYVKNEDLEKIGMGRPGQRRLWEAVKRRKAMCKRKSWMSKVFSGKRPESELPPQPQSTFRKPPTPPPPEAGGQHSLTCLVRERDLSLFEKLGDGSFGVVRRGEWCTPAGKTLNVAVKCLKTDVLSQPEALDDFIREVNAMHSLDHRNLIRLYGVVLSHPMKMVTELAPLGSLLDRLRKNQGHFLISTLCQYAIQVAKGMAYLESKRFIHRDLAARNILLASNELVKIGDFGLMRALPKNDDHYVMQEHRKVPFAWCAPESLKTRTFSHASDTWMFGVTLWEMFTYGQEPWIGLNGSQILHKIDKEGERLPRPEDCPQDVYNVMLQCWAHKPEDRPTFVALRDFLVEAQPTDMRALQDFEEPDKLHIQMNDIITVIEGRLYLGNPMDPPDILGVDPSAARPTQLPGRAKRQPPPRPPQPTVLLTKPCYDPVSEEEEGLPGGLRKLCLKKPGTGKGLRPVKPSARVPGTKVGERQPGRLASEGPAGGEVTLIDFEEEVPQGSPSPVGELTAPSLAKLAMEAFSLLDKTPPQSPTRALPRPLHPTPVVDWDARPLPPPPAYDDVAQDEDDFEVCSITSPPSRRGKTNYGFVDEGERGPALEDNLFLPPKETKQPSLTQTTELFEELQQECMKRLNVPLGPATPADDKPQIPPRIPIPPRPLRRNEPGRWSGELSPASGGEEDRPPQIPPRDPLSQPTSRTPSPMALQVGSPQQRAALCSCLSTSPGKPMPTTQSFALDPKYATPKVIQAQGKDCSKGPCILPIVKDGQKVSSTHYYLLPERPAYLDKYEKFFKEAKSPEEVPASRLVTTATVRPMVQQPLPDCKANFSSNNSNPGPKCLVKTSCSLQKIVYDGPDGYRPADKIRLVQDMVHGVTTEECQAALQNHGWSVQRAIQYLKVEQLFCLGLKSRVECHRVLEMFDWNLAQASSHLLDPYSTARQKR; encoded by the exons ATGGTGCCTCCTCACCCATCCTGCTTGTCACAGAGCCCCAGCTGCTGTACGATGCTcccccctcatcctcctccGCCTGGCTGCCTGCACCGCATCCCTGCTGACGGGCTGCACCGtgccagggtggggggagaagggagctgTGAGCACAGCGCTGGGGCTGGCAGTGATGCCACCGCCTCTCCGCTCGGGTGCCAGAGGGGAAACGGCAGGTGGGCAGTTGGACTGCTGAGCTGGGAGGAAGACAGTGGTGCCAGGCTGGGATCATG CAACTTTCTGCCATGTGATCCCGAGCCTGGCTCCAGCCCTCGCCACCCCCAGGCAGGCGCGGGCGTATCCGCAGAGCCCCCCGCTCACCACCGCGCTGCAGCCGCCACCGCTGCCCCGGCCATGGGCGAGAGATGCGACTACCAGCGCCTGAGCAgtgccgaggaggaggaggagatgctcggccccctgccccacagcttctCGGACAGCACCGGGCAGCGGGCCCTGAGGCCGGGCAGTGGGTGCCCCACGCCATCCCCCCAGCAAGACGTCACCCTGGGCATGCCATGCCGGCGG AGGCTGAGCTGTAGCATGCAGGCGGAGGAGGGCACGGActggctgctggagctgctcaccgagctgcagctgcagcagtacTTCCTGCGCATCCGCGACGAGCTCAATGTCACCCGCCTCTCCCACTTCGAGTACGTCAAAAATGAGGATCTGGAGAAGATTGGCATGGGACGCCCCG GCCAGCGGCGGCTGTGGGAGGCAGTGAAGCGAAGGAAAGCCATGTGCAAGCGGAAATCCTGGATGAGCAAG GTGTTCAGCGGGAAGCGCCCTGAGTCGGAGCTGCcgccccagccccagagcaccttCCGCAAGCCCCCCACGCCACCACCCCCTGAAGCTGGGGGCCAGCACTCCCTCACCTGCCTCGTGCGGGAGCGTGACCTCTCGCTCTTCGAGAAGTTGGGCGACGGCTCCTTTGGCGTCGTGCGTCGCGGCGAGTGGTGCACGCCTGCCGGCAAGACG CTGAACGTGGCAGTGAAGTGCCTCAAGACGGATGTGCTGAGCCAGCCAGAGGCACTGGACGACTTCATCCGGGAGGTGAACGCCATGCACTCCCTCGACCACAGGAACCTCATCCGCCTCTACGGCGTGGTGCTCTCCCACCCCATGAAGATG GTGACAGAGCTGGCCCCGCTGGGCTCCCTCCTGGACCGCCTGCGGAAGAACCAGGGCCATTTCCTCATCTCCACCCTCTGCCAGTACGCCATCCAGGTGGCCAAGGGCATGGCCTACTTGGAGTCCAAGCGCTTCATCCACCGCGACCTGGCTGCCCGCAACATCCTGCTGGCCTCCAACGAGCTAGTCAAGATTGGGGACTTCGGGCTGATGCGGGCCCTGCCCAAAAATGATGACCACTACGTGATGCAGGAGCATCGCAAAGTCCCCTTTGCCTG GTGTGCTCCCGAGAGCCTGAAGACACGCACCTTCTCCCATGCCAGCGACACCTGGATGTTTGGGGTGACCCTCTGGGAGATGTTCACCTATGGGCAGGAGCCCTGGATTGGCCTCAATGGCAGCCAG ATCCTGCACAAGATAGACAAGGAAGGCGAGCGGCTGCCACGGCCTGAGGACTGTCCTCAGGATGTCTACAACGTcatgctgcagtgctgggcGCACAAGCCTGAGGACCGACCCACCTTCGTGGCCCTGCGGGACTTCTTGGTGGAG GCCCAGCCCACTGACATGAGGGCGCTGCAGGACTTCGAGGAGCCTGACAAGCTGCACATCCAGATGAATGACATCATCACAGTCATCGAGGGCAG GCTGTACCTGGGAAATCCCATGGACCCTCCTGACATTTTAGGTGTGGACCCGAGCGCTGCCAGACCCACCCAGCTTCCAGGCAGGGCTAAAA GGCAGCCACCTCCGCGCCCGCCTCAGCCTACCGTCCTGCTCACCA AACCCTGCTACGACCCAgtcagtgaggaggaggaaggtctgCCGGGGGGTCTCCGGAAGCTCTGCCTGAAGAAGCCAGGCACAGGGAAGGGCCTGCGACCAGTAAAGCCATCAGCACGGGTACCGGGTACCAAGGTGGGCGAGCGGCAACCCGGCCGGCTGGCAAGTGAGGGGCCAGCGGGCGGCGAGGTGACCCTCATCGATTTCGAGGAGGAGGTGCCCCAAGGTAGCCCCTCACCAGTAGGGGAGCTGACGGCCCCGTCGTTGGCCAAGCTGGCCATGGAGGCCTTCTCCTTGCTGGACAAGACCCCGCCACAGAGCCCCACACGGGCTCTACCTCGGCCCCTCCACCCCACGCCAGTGGTGGACTGGGACGCCCGCCCCTTGCCCCCACCACCCGCCTATGATGATGTGGCACAGGACGAGGATGACTTCGAGGTCTGCTCCATCACCAGTCCCCCAAGCCGGCGGGGCAAGACCAACTATGGCTTCGTGGATGAGGGCGAGCGGGGACCGGCACTGGAGGACAACCTCTTCCTGCCCCCCAAAGAGACCAAGCAGCCCAGCCTGACGCAGACCACCGAGCTCTTcgaggagctgcagcaggagtgCATGAAGAGGCTCAACGTCCCCTTGGGACCGGCCACCCCCGCCGATGACAAGCCCCAAATTCCCCCCCGCATCCCCATCCCGCCCCGGCCCCTGCGCCGCAATGAGCCTGGGCGCTGGTCAGGGGAGCTTTCCCCAGCTTCAGGGGGTGAGGAAGACCGGCCGCCCCAAATTCCCCCACGGGACCCACTGTCACAGCCCACCTCCCGGACGCCCAGCCCCATGGCCCTGCAGGTGGGCTCCCCCCAGCAACGTGctgccctctgctcctgcctctccacCTCACCCGGGAAGCCCATGCCCACCACGCAGAGCTTCGCCCTCGACCCCAAGTATGCCACCCCCAAGGTCATCCAGGCGCAGGGCAAGGACTGCTCCAAGGGACCCTGCATCCTGCCCATCGTGAAGGACGGGCAGAAGGTTAGCAGCACCCACTACTACCTGCTGCCTGAGCGCCCTGCCTACCTGGACAAGTACGAGAAGTTTTTCAAAGAGGCCAAAAGCCCTGAGGAGGTGCCAGCATCCCGCCTGGTTACCACAGCCACCGTCCGTCCCATGGTGCAGCAGCCGCTGCCGGACTGCAAGGCCAACTTCTCCTCCAACAACAGCAACCCTGGGCCCAAGTGCCTGGTGAAAACCTCCTGCAGCCTCCAGAAGATCGTCTATGATGGCCCAGATGGCTACCGCCCTGCTGACAAGATCCGACTA GTGCAGGACATGGTGCACGGCGTGACCACTGAGGAGTGCCAGGCGGCCCTGCAGAACCACGGCTGGAGCGTCCAACGGGctatccagtacctgaag GTGGAACAGCTCTTCTGCCTGGGGCTGAAGTCCCGCGTCGAGTGCCACCGGGTGCTGGAGATGTTCGACTGGAACCTGGCCCAGGCCAGTTCCCACCTCCTCGATCCCTACAGCACCGCCCGCCAGAA GCGGTGA
- the TNK2 gene encoding activated CDC42 kinase 1 isoform X4 gives MVPPHPSCLSQSPSCCTMLPPHPPPPGCLHRIPADGLHRARVGGEGSCEHSAGAGSDATASPLGCQRGNGRWAVGLLSWEEDSGARLGSCNFLPCDPEPGSSPRHPQAGAGVSAEPPAHHRAAAATAAPAMGERCDYQRLSSAEEEEEMLGPLPHSFSDSTGQRALRPGSGCPTPSPQQDVTLGMPCRRRLSCSMQAEEGTDWLLELLTELQLQQYFLRIRDELNVTRLSHFEYVKNEDLEKIGMGRPGQRRLWEAVKRRKAMCKRKSWMSKVFSGKRPESELPPQPQSTFRKPPTPPPPEAGGQHSLTCLVRERDLSLFEKLGDGSFGVVRRGEWCTPAGKTLNVAVKCLKTDVLSQPEALDDFIREVNAMHSLDHRNLIRLYGVVLSHPMKMVTELAPLGSLLDRLRKNQGHFLISTLCQYAIQVAKGMAYLESKRFIHRDLAARNILLASNELVKIGDFGLMRALPKNDDHYVMQEHRKVPFAWCAPESLKTRTFSHASDTWMFGVTLWEMFTYGQEPWIGLNGSQILHKIDKEGERLPRPEDCPQDVYNVMLQCWAHKPEDRPTFVALRDFLVEAQPTDMRALQDFEEPDKLHIQMNDIITVIEGRLYLGNPMDPPDILGVDPSAARPTQLPGRAKKPCYDPVSEEEEGLPGGLRKLCLKKPGTGKGLRPVKPSARVPGTKVGERQPGRLASEGPAGGEVTLIDFEEEVPQGSPSPVGELTAPSLAKLAMEAFSLLDKTPPQSPTRALPRPLHPTPVVDWDARPLPPPPAYDDVAQDEDDFEVCSITSPPSRRGKTNYGFVDEGERGPALEDNLFLPPKETKQPSLTQTTELFEELQQECMKRLNVPLGPATPADDKPQIPPRIPIPPRPLRRNEPGRWSGELSPASGGEEDRPPQIPPRDPLSQPTSRTPSPMALQVGSPQQRAALCSCLSTSPGKPMPTTQSFALDPKYATPKVIQAQGKDCSKGPCILPIVKDGQKVSSTHYYLLPERPAYLDKYEKFFKEAKSPEEVPASRLVTTATVRPMVQQPLPDCKANFSSNNSNPGPKCLVKTSCSLQKIVYDGPDGYRPADKIRLVQDMVHGVTTEECQAALQNHGWSVQRAIQYLKVEQLFCLGLKSRVECHRVLEMFDWNLAQASSHLLDPYSTARQKR, from the exons ATGGTGCCTCCTCACCCATCCTGCTTGTCACAGAGCCCCAGCTGCTGTACGATGCTcccccctcatcctcctccGCCTGGCTGCCTGCACCGCATCCCTGCTGACGGGCTGCACCGtgccagggtggggggagaagggagctgTGAGCACAGCGCTGGGGCTGGCAGTGATGCCACCGCCTCTCCGCTCGGGTGCCAGAGGGGAAACGGCAGGTGGGCAGTTGGACTGCTGAGCTGGGAGGAAGACAGTGGTGCCAGGCTGGGATCATG CAACTTTCTGCCATGTGATCCCGAGCCTGGCTCCAGCCCTCGCCACCCCCAGGCAGGCGCGGGCGTATCCGCAGAGCCCCCCGCTCACCACCGCGCTGCAGCCGCCACCGCTGCCCCGGCCATGGGCGAGAGATGCGACTACCAGCGCCTGAGCAgtgccgaggaggaggaggagatgctcggccccctgccccacagcttctCGGACAGCACCGGGCAGCGGGCCCTGAGGCCGGGCAGTGGGTGCCCCACGCCATCCCCCCAGCAAGACGTCACCCTGGGCATGCCATGCCGGCGG AGGCTGAGCTGTAGCATGCAGGCGGAGGAGGGCACGGActggctgctggagctgctcaccgagctgcagctgcagcagtacTTCCTGCGCATCCGCGACGAGCTCAATGTCACCCGCCTCTCCCACTTCGAGTACGTCAAAAATGAGGATCTGGAGAAGATTGGCATGGGACGCCCCG GCCAGCGGCGGCTGTGGGAGGCAGTGAAGCGAAGGAAAGCCATGTGCAAGCGGAAATCCTGGATGAGCAAG GTGTTCAGCGGGAAGCGCCCTGAGTCGGAGCTGCcgccccagccccagagcaccttCCGCAAGCCCCCCACGCCACCACCCCCTGAAGCTGGGGGCCAGCACTCCCTCACCTGCCTCGTGCGGGAGCGTGACCTCTCGCTCTTCGAGAAGTTGGGCGACGGCTCCTTTGGCGTCGTGCGTCGCGGCGAGTGGTGCACGCCTGCCGGCAAGACG CTGAACGTGGCAGTGAAGTGCCTCAAGACGGATGTGCTGAGCCAGCCAGAGGCACTGGACGACTTCATCCGGGAGGTGAACGCCATGCACTCCCTCGACCACAGGAACCTCATCCGCCTCTACGGCGTGGTGCTCTCCCACCCCATGAAGATG GTGACAGAGCTGGCCCCGCTGGGCTCCCTCCTGGACCGCCTGCGGAAGAACCAGGGCCATTTCCTCATCTCCACCCTCTGCCAGTACGCCATCCAGGTGGCCAAGGGCATGGCCTACTTGGAGTCCAAGCGCTTCATCCACCGCGACCTGGCTGCCCGCAACATCCTGCTGGCCTCCAACGAGCTAGTCAAGATTGGGGACTTCGGGCTGATGCGGGCCCTGCCCAAAAATGATGACCACTACGTGATGCAGGAGCATCGCAAAGTCCCCTTTGCCTG GTGTGCTCCCGAGAGCCTGAAGACACGCACCTTCTCCCATGCCAGCGACACCTGGATGTTTGGGGTGACCCTCTGGGAGATGTTCACCTATGGGCAGGAGCCCTGGATTGGCCTCAATGGCAGCCAG ATCCTGCACAAGATAGACAAGGAAGGCGAGCGGCTGCCACGGCCTGAGGACTGTCCTCAGGATGTCTACAACGTcatgctgcagtgctgggcGCACAAGCCTGAGGACCGACCCACCTTCGTGGCCCTGCGGGACTTCTTGGTGGAG GCCCAGCCCACTGACATGAGGGCGCTGCAGGACTTCGAGGAGCCTGACAAGCTGCACATCCAGATGAATGACATCATCACAGTCATCGAGGGCAG GCTGTACCTGGGAAATCCCATGGACCCTCCTGACATTTTAGGTGTGGACCCGAGCGCTGCCAGACCCACCCAGCTTCCAGGCAGGGCTAAAA AACCCTGCTACGACCCAgtcagtgaggaggaggaaggtctgCCGGGGGGTCTCCGGAAGCTCTGCCTGAAGAAGCCAGGCACAGGGAAGGGCCTGCGACCAGTAAAGCCATCAGCACGGGTACCGGGTACCAAGGTGGGCGAGCGGCAACCCGGCCGGCTGGCAAGTGAGGGGCCAGCGGGCGGCGAGGTGACCCTCATCGATTTCGAGGAGGAGGTGCCCCAAGGTAGCCCCTCACCAGTAGGGGAGCTGACGGCCCCGTCGTTGGCCAAGCTGGCCATGGAGGCCTTCTCCTTGCTGGACAAGACCCCGCCACAGAGCCCCACACGGGCTCTACCTCGGCCCCTCCACCCCACGCCAGTGGTGGACTGGGACGCCCGCCCCTTGCCCCCACCACCCGCCTATGATGATGTGGCACAGGACGAGGATGACTTCGAGGTCTGCTCCATCACCAGTCCCCCAAGCCGGCGGGGCAAGACCAACTATGGCTTCGTGGATGAGGGCGAGCGGGGACCGGCACTGGAGGACAACCTCTTCCTGCCCCCCAAAGAGACCAAGCAGCCCAGCCTGACGCAGACCACCGAGCTCTTcgaggagctgcagcaggagtgCATGAAGAGGCTCAACGTCCCCTTGGGACCGGCCACCCCCGCCGATGACAAGCCCCAAATTCCCCCCCGCATCCCCATCCCGCCCCGGCCCCTGCGCCGCAATGAGCCTGGGCGCTGGTCAGGGGAGCTTTCCCCAGCTTCAGGGGGTGAGGAAGACCGGCCGCCCCAAATTCCCCCACGGGACCCACTGTCACAGCCCACCTCCCGGACGCCCAGCCCCATGGCCCTGCAGGTGGGCTCCCCCCAGCAACGTGctgccctctgctcctgcctctccacCTCACCCGGGAAGCCCATGCCCACCACGCAGAGCTTCGCCCTCGACCCCAAGTATGCCACCCCCAAGGTCATCCAGGCGCAGGGCAAGGACTGCTCCAAGGGACCCTGCATCCTGCCCATCGTGAAGGACGGGCAGAAGGTTAGCAGCACCCACTACTACCTGCTGCCTGAGCGCCCTGCCTACCTGGACAAGTACGAGAAGTTTTTCAAAGAGGCCAAAAGCCCTGAGGAGGTGCCAGCATCCCGCCTGGTTACCACAGCCACCGTCCGTCCCATGGTGCAGCAGCCGCTGCCGGACTGCAAGGCCAACTTCTCCTCCAACAACAGCAACCCTGGGCCCAAGTGCCTGGTGAAAACCTCCTGCAGCCTCCAGAAGATCGTCTATGATGGCCCAGATGGCTACCGCCCTGCTGACAAGATCCGACTA GTGCAGGACATGGTGCACGGCGTGACCACTGAGGAGTGCCAGGCGGCCCTGCAGAACCACGGCTGGAGCGTCCAACGGGctatccagtacctgaag GTGGAACAGCTCTTCTGCCTGGGGCTGAAGTCCCGCGTCGAGTGCCACCGGGTGCTGGAGATGTTCGACTGGAACCTGGCCCAGGCCAGTTCCCACCTCCTCGATCCCTACAGCACCGCCCGCCAGAA GCGGTGA